The Amycolatopsis mongoliensis genome includes a window with the following:
- a CDS encoding DUF5937 family protein, with translation MLRFEVGSDDLLRSRFALSPLFELDGLLRRLDGRSDHRLPSSWLARLTSAYCRLRRNAAFRAVLALHAPWQGATFVAPPPRSLAQTVEDDLATVRATAVEQARQQIAGCLRLRPVTDEEVRRVLDGPDVVARLADALAEAWQDLLARDWPQLRAICERDVVHRAGLLGRGGWLAALDGLHARVRWRDHGIEVLRTKAARTVGLGGQGLLLVPSVFVWPGVAVQHEAPWPKALIYPARGVAALWENRPAEPGALGNLLGRSRARLLLAIDTPASTTQLARSLGLAVGAVGDHLTVLRRAGLLDRVRSGRSVLYQRTALGDALAAQH, from the coding sequence GTGCTCCGCTTCGAGGTCGGCAGCGATGACTTGCTGCGCAGCCGGTTCGCGCTCTCGCCGCTGTTCGAGCTGGACGGGCTGCTCCGGCGGCTCGACGGGCGGTCCGACCACCGGCTGCCGAGCTCCTGGCTGGCCCGGCTGACATCGGCGTACTGCCGGTTGCGCCGGAACGCCGCGTTCCGCGCGGTGCTGGCCTTGCACGCGCCATGGCAAGGGGCCACGTTCGTCGCGCCGCCACCCCGGAGCCTGGCGCAAACCGTCGAGGACGACCTCGCCACCGTCCGGGCCACCGCTGTCGAGCAGGCCCGGCAGCAGATCGCCGGGTGCCTGCGGCTGCGCCCGGTGACCGACGAGGAGGTGCGCCGAGTCCTCGACGGCCCGGATGTCGTGGCGCGGCTGGCCGACGCCTTGGCGGAAGCCTGGCAGGACCTGCTCGCCCGGGACTGGCCGCAGCTCCGGGCCATCTGCGAGCGCGACGTGGTGCACCGGGCCGGGCTGCTGGGCCGGGGCGGGTGGCTGGCCGCGCTCGACGGCCTGCACGCTCGGGTGCGCTGGCGCGACCACGGCATCGAAGTGCTGCGGACCAAGGCCGCCCGCACGGTCGGCTTGGGCGGCCAGGGCCTGCTCCTGGTCCCGTCGGTGTTCGTCTGGCCGGGCGTCGCCGTGCAGCACGAGGCCCCTTGGCCCAAGGCTCTGATCTACCCTGCCCGCGGCGTCGCCGCCCTGTGGGAAAACCGGCCTGCCGAGCCCGGCGCGCTCGGGAATCTGTTGGGCCGGTCACGGGCGCGGCTGCTGCTGGCCATCGACACACCGGCGAGCACGACCCAACTGGCCAGGAGCCTCGGCCTGGCTGTCGGCGCCGTCGGCGACCACCTCACGGTGTTGCGGCGGGCCGGGCTGCTCGACCGGGTTCGCTCAGGCCGTTCCGTCCTCTACCAGCGGACCGCGCTGGGCGACGCGCTCGCCGCCCAGCACTGA
- a CDS encoding TetR/AcrR family transcriptional regulator, whose product MTAPPGRRERKKAATRQKIADTALRLFLDRGYDPVGIRDVAAAADVAVTTVFSHFASKEALVFEQDENFEHRLTQAVTDRAGEPLIPALHREIHAMVRHCAAPDRAPIRHMIDSSPALRDYEDSMLLRYAESLATAIAADPDLDRTPTVCRAVARFVIDAYAIARDAADPETALGEVFPMIEAAWIARGFDEAAQA is encoded by the coding sequence GTGACCGCGCCACCCGGGCGTCGCGAGCGCAAGAAAGCCGCGACCCGCCAGAAGATCGCCGACACCGCCCTGCGGCTGTTCCTCGACCGCGGCTACGACCCGGTGGGCATCCGCGACGTGGCCGCCGCGGCAGACGTCGCCGTCACCACCGTCTTCTCCCACTTCGCCTCGAAAGAGGCCCTGGTGTTCGAACAGGACGAGAACTTCGAACACCGCCTCACCCAGGCCGTCACCGACCGCGCGGGTGAACCACTCATCCCCGCGCTGCACCGCGAAATCCACGCGATGGTCCGCCACTGCGCGGCACCCGACAGGGCACCCATCCGGCACATGATCGACTCCTCGCCCGCCTTGCGGGACTACGAGGACTCCATGCTGCTGCGGTACGCCGAGTCATTGGCCACGGCCATCGCCGCCGACCCCGACCTCGACCGCACGCCGACCGTGTGCCGAGCCGTCGCGAGGTTCGTCATCGACGCCTACGCCATCGCCCGCGACGCGGCCGACCCCGAGACCGCACTCGGCGAAGTCTTCCCGATGATCGAAGCGGCCTGGATCGCACGGGGCTTCGACGAGGCCGCCCAGGCTTGA
- a CDS encoding helix-turn-helix domain-containing GNAT family N-acetyltransferase: MTTTLPVTAPVLPDAEAATYAEWFSCLAEPMRVKILHAVATAGRELTIGGLTEIMGLSQPTVSHHVRKLADVGFLHLRKQGTSTFITVNEACCTGLPHAADAVMGLLAPRPCCPDNVPKDVTVRALRRGDWGAVRRIYAQGIATGIATFETEAPARDELHAKWLPGHRWVAEIDGEVVGWTAAAPVSSRECYAGVVETCIYVAEDHRGRGIGRALIHKQVTEADAAGLWTLQTSVFSENRAGIALHRTAGYRTLGVRERIAQRDGVWHDTVFLERRSPVS, translated from the coding sequence ATGACGACGACGCTCCCGGTCACGGCGCCGGTGCTTCCGGACGCCGAGGCGGCGACCTACGCGGAGTGGTTCTCCTGCCTGGCCGAGCCGATGCGCGTGAAGATCCTGCACGCCGTCGCGACCGCAGGCCGGGAGCTGACCATCGGCGGGCTGACGGAGATCATGGGCCTCAGTCAGCCCACCGTCTCCCATCACGTCCGCAAGCTGGCCGATGTCGGCTTCCTGCATTTGCGCAAGCAGGGCACCTCGACCTTCATCACGGTCAACGAAGCGTGCTGCACCGGACTGCCGCACGCCGCCGACGCCGTCATGGGGTTGCTGGCGCCTCGCCCGTGCTGCCCGGACAACGTTCCCAAAGACGTCACCGTGCGGGCGCTGCGCCGAGGCGACTGGGGCGCGGTCCGCCGGATCTACGCCCAAGGCATCGCGACCGGCATCGCGACGTTCGAAACGGAGGCCCCCGCCCGGGACGAACTGCACGCCAAGTGGCTGCCCGGGCACCGCTGGGTCGCCGAGATCGACGGCGAGGTCGTCGGCTGGACCGCTGCCGCGCCGGTGTCCAGCCGGGAGTGCTACGCCGGGGTCGTCGAGACCTGCATTTACGTCGCGGAGGATCACCGCGGCCGAGGAATCGGCAGGGCCCTCATCCACAAGCAGGTCACCGAAGCCGACGCTGCCGGCCTATGGACCCTGCAGACGTCCGTCTTCAGTGAAAACCGTGCCGGCATCGCTCTGCACCGCACTGCCGGTTACCGCACTCTCGGAGTCCGTGAACGCATCGCCCAGCGCGACGGCGTCTGGCACGACACGGTTTTCCTGGAACGTCGGAGCCCGGTCAGCTGA
- a CDS encoding MFS transporter yields the protein MSRSGLRRVLAILCVTQITSWGILYYAFPVLAPDIARATGWPTTAVVAALSGAQLVTALAGIPVGRRLDRRGPRTVMTTGSVLGVLAVLAVATAQNLAWFVIAWAVAGAAMSGVLYPPAFAALTRWYGPRRVSALTVLTLAGGLASTVFAPVTALLAAHLDWRHTYLVLAVVLAAITIPAHWWGLKGRWPEAEPPLAEHVEHNDPRRIARSGAFLVLVVAMSMATFSAFAVVVNLVPLLTERGVSPGIAAVALGLGGAGQVLGRLGYATLSRTTSVRARTAIILLATSATTALMSVLTSVVALITAAVVAGMARGVFTLLQATAITDRWGAVHYGRLNGLMSAPMTITMALAPFAGAAFAGVLGGYAHAFLVLAAVNAAAAALAMAGNPRTPVGRTP from the coding sequence TTGAGCAGGTCGGGGCTGCGCCGGGTGCTCGCGATCTTGTGCGTCACCCAGATCACCAGCTGGGGGATCCTCTACTACGCCTTCCCAGTGCTCGCCCCGGACATCGCCCGCGCGACGGGGTGGCCGACGACTGCGGTGGTCGCCGCGCTGTCCGGAGCGCAACTGGTCACCGCACTGGCCGGGATCCCGGTCGGGCGGCGGCTGGACCGGCGCGGACCTCGAACGGTGATGACCACCGGCTCGGTGCTCGGCGTCCTGGCCGTGCTCGCGGTGGCGACTGCGCAGAATCTCGCGTGGTTCGTGATCGCGTGGGCGGTGGCCGGCGCGGCGATGAGCGGGGTGCTGTATCCGCCGGCATTCGCCGCGTTGACCCGCTGGTACGGGCCGCGGCGCGTGTCGGCTCTGACCGTCCTCACCCTGGCCGGTGGACTGGCGAGCACGGTGTTCGCTCCGGTGACGGCACTGCTGGCCGCGCACCTGGACTGGCGCCACACCTACCTGGTGCTGGCCGTGGTCCTGGCGGCGATCACGATCCCCGCGCACTGGTGGGGCTTGAAAGGGCGTTGGCCCGAAGCCGAGCCGCCCCTGGCGGAGCATGTCGAGCACAACGATCCACGCAGAATCGCCCGCAGCGGAGCGTTCCTGGTGCTGGTCGTGGCGATGAGCATGGCGACGTTCTCGGCGTTCGCCGTCGTGGTGAACCTGGTGCCGCTGCTGACCGAACGCGGCGTCAGCCCCGGGATTGCCGCAGTAGCGCTCGGCCTCGGCGGCGCCGGACAGGTCCTCGGCCGTCTCGGCTACGCCACGCTGTCGCGCACCACCAGCGTCCGCGCCCGCACCGCGATCATCCTGCTCGCCACCTCCGCCACCACCGCGCTGATGTCAGTCCTGACGTCGGTGGTCGCGCTGATCACCGCGGCCGTCGTGGCCGGGATGGCGCGCGGGGTGTTCACGCTGCTGCAGGCCACCGCGATCACCGACCGCTGGGGCGCGGTCCACTATGGACGGCTCAACGGGCTCATGTCCGCGCCGATGACCATCACCATGGCGCTCGCCCCGTTCGCGGGCGCCGCCTTCGCCGGCGTACTCGGCGGCTACGCCCATGCCTTCCTCGTCCTCGCCGCGGTCAACGCGGCGGCCGCTGCGCTGGCCATGGCCGGCAACCCACGAACACCCGTTGGGAGAACTCCATGA
- a CDS encoding FAD-dependent oxidoreductase, with protein sequence MSELPVVVVGAGPVGLAAAAQLRERGLQPLVLERGERAGAAVAEWNHVRLFSPWSELVDPAAERLLEPTGWAGPDEGNYPTGQEWTERYLRPLASVLGDQVRFGAEVIGVARRGRDRIVDSGRDGEPFSVHVRTAGGEERVLAQALIDASGTWSTPNPLGGEGLPAIGERAAADRIAYRVPDLNAEKNRYAGKHVVVAGSGHSALTALVALAGLGAAGTRISWVLRRGGIGNTFGGGEADQLPARGALGLRAKEAVDAGLITIVTGFRTEAVEPVADGRVALVSADGARIEAVDEVIALTGFRPELGWLSEIRLELDRTLQAPVALAPLVDPNVHSCGTVYPHGAKELSHPEQNFYLAGMKSYGRAPTFLAQTGYEQVRSIAAELAGDHEAAARVELFMAETGVCGGAGLFDEPDSRASGCCGSAEPEVLTLSAPPAASN encoded by the coding sequence ATGAGCGAGTTGCCTGTCGTGGTGGTCGGAGCCGGGCCGGTGGGACTGGCCGCGGCCGCGCAGCTGCGGGAACGCGGCCTGCAGCCGCTGGTGCTGGAACGCGGTGAGCGGGCCGGTGCGGCCGTGGCGGAGTGGAACCACGTCCGCCTGTTCTCGCCGTGGTCGGAGCTGGTCGATCCCGCCGCCGAGCGCTTGCTCGAGCCGACGGGCTGGGCAGGGCCGGACGAGGGCAACTACCCGACCGGGCAGGAGTGGACGGAGCGCTACCTGCGGCCGCTGGCCTCGGTGCTCGGCGACCAGGTGCGCTTCGGTGCCGAGGTGATTGGCGTCGCGCGGCGGGGCCGGGACCGGATCGTCGACAGTGGCCGCGATGGCGAGCCGTTCTCCGTGCACGTCCGCACCGCCGGGGGCGAGGAGCGGGTCTTGGCGCAGGCGTTGATCGACGCGTCGGGGACGTGGTCGACGCCGAACCCGCTCGGCGGCGAGGGCTTGCCGGCGATCGGCGAGCGCGCCGCGGCCGACCGGATCGCCTACCGGGTGCCGGACCTCAACGCCGAGAAGAACCGGTACGCAGGCAAGCACGTGGTCGTGGCGGGCAGCGGGCATTCGGCGCTGACCGCGCTGGTCGCGCTGGCAGGGCTGGGCGCGGCGGGGACGCGGATCAGCTGGGTGCTGCGCCGCGGCGGGATCGGCAACACCTTCGGCGGCGGCGAGGCCGACCAACTGCCCGCACGCGGCGCGCTCGGCTTGCGCGCCAAGGAGGCCGTGGACGCGGGGCTGATCACGATCGTGACCGGGTTCCGCACCGAAGCGGTCGAGCCGGTCGCCGACGGCCGGGTGGCGCTGGTGTCGGCGGACGGCGCACGCATCGAGGCGGTTGACGAGGTGATCGCGCTGACCGGGTTCCGGCCGGAGCTGGGGTGGCTGTCGGAGATCCGGCTGGAGCTGGACCGGACGCTGCAGGCGCCGGTCGCGCTGGCACCGTTGGTCGACCCGAACGTGCACTCCTGCGGCACCGTCTACCCGCACGGTGCGAAGGAGCTGTCGCACCCGGAGCAGAACTTCTACCTCGCGGGGATGAAGAGCTACGGGCGTGCGCCGACCTTCCTCGCCCAGACCGGGTACGAGCAGGTTCGCAGCATCGCCGCCGAGCTGGCCGGGGACCACGAGGCCGCTGCCCGTGTCGAGCTGTTCATGGCCGAGACCGGGGTCTGCGGCGGGGCAGGCCTGTTCGACGAGCCCGACAGCCGCGCGTCCGGCTGTTGCGGCTCGGCCGAGCCGGAAGTGCTGACGCTGTCGGCGCCGCCGGCCGCGTCGAACTGA
- a CDS encoding NADP-dependent oxidoreductase → MKMISFAEFGGPEVLRLVDAEEPHAGPGQVRVAVRAAGVNPVDWRLREGQVLGAHPIELPAGVGLDAAGVVDEVGEGVGGVEVGDFVFGEGASTYAEFAVLSAWARMPAGLTFEEAAGYPSVVETAVRVLREVGVEAGQTLLVSGASGGVGTAVLQIARVRGIRVIGTAGVVNQDYLRSLGAVATTYGEGWVERVRDLGRVDAALDLAGSGVLGELVELTGDPAKVISIADLDAPEFGVRFSGVAGSVPEALAEAVDLISRGTLRIPVEKSYPLADAAAAHVDSQAGHTRGRRVVVV, encoded by the coding sequence ATGAAGATGATCAGCTTCGCCGAGTTCGGCGGTCCCGAGGTCCTGCGTCTGGTCGACGCCGAGGAACCCCACGCCGGTCCCGGACAGGTGCGGGTCGCGGTGCGGGCGGCGGGGGTGAATCCCGTCGACTGGCGGCTGCGGGAGGGTCAGGTTCTCGGAGCGCACCCGATCGAGTTGCCTGCCGGGGTCGGGTTGGACGCCGCCGGGGTGGTGGACGAGGTCGGCGAAGGGGTCGGGGGAGTCGAGGTCGGTGACTTCGTGTTCGGGGAGGGTGCGAGCACGTACGCGGAGTTCGCGGTCTTGTCGGCGTGGGCGCGGATGCCTGCGGGGCTGACGTTCGAGGAGGCGGCCGGGTACCCGTCGGTGGTGGAGACCGCGGTGCGTGTCCTGCGCGAAGTCGGTGTGGAGGCCGGGCAGACGCTGCTGGTCAGCGGAGCGTCCGGGGGTGTCGGAACGGCGGTGCTGCAGATCGCCCGGGTCCGCGGGATCAGGGTGATCGGCACGGCCGGGGTGGTGAACCAGGACTATCTGCGCAGTCTGGGGGCGGTGGCCACGACCTACGGCGAGGGCTGGGTCGAGCGGGTGCGGGACCTCGGCCGGGTGGACGCCGCTTTGGATTTGGCGGGCTCGGGTGTGCTCGGCGAACTCGTGGAGCTGACCGGGGATCCGGCGAAGGTGATCTCGATCGCCGACCTGGACGCCCCGGAGTTCGGTGTTCGGTTCTCCGGTGTGGCCGGCAGTGTGCCGGAAGCGCTCGCCGAGGCCGTCGACCTGATCTCCCGGGGAACGCTCCGCATCCCGGTCGAGAAGTCGTACCCGCTCGCCGACGCGGCGGCCGCGCACGTCGACAGCCAGGCCGGGCACACCCGAGGCCGTCGCGTCGTGGTCGTCTGA
- a CDS encoding ArsR/SmtB family transcription factor, whose product MAKQQEGLTLLPVISEGCCAPLAAEALSADQAVDLAKAFKALGDPARLRLLSLITSAEGESCVCDLTAAFDLSGPTISHHLKVLREAGLVAGERRGTWVYYRPRPETLAQLSGLLAAPGLASVS is encoded by the coding sequence GTGGCTAAACAGCAAGAGGGGTTGACGTTGCTCCCGGTGATCAGTGAGGGCTGCTGCGCTCCCTTGGCCGCGGAGGCCTTGTCGGCCGACCAGGCGGTGGACCTGGCGAAGGCGTTCAAGGCGCTCGGCGACCCGGCGCGGCTGCGTCTGCTGTCGCTGATCACCTCAGCGGAAGGCGAAAGCTGCGTCTGCGATCTGACAGCGGCGTTCGACCTGAGCGGCCCGACGATCTCCCACCACCTGAAGGTGCTGCGCGAAGCTGGCCTGGTCGCCGGCGAACGCCGCGGCACCTGGGTGTACTACCGGCCACGGCCGGAGACGCTCGCCCAGCTGTCCGGCCTGCTGGCCGCGCCGGGGCTCGCCTCGGTGTCCTGA